The following is a genomic window from Bubalus bubalis isolate 160015118507 breed Murrah chromosome 6, NDDB_SH_1, whole genome shotgun sequence.
AGATACTGTGGTTCTTTTTAACTAGATAATAATGGTGGGGGAAGGCAAGGAGCACTTGGCATCCATCCGCTTTCCCTTTGTAGCAGAGGTATGTGATTAGTGCTGGCACTGGATTCTCTCTTGGTAACACTTCCCTTCTGtgccagttctttttttttaaaaatatttgatttatagatttggctgtgccaggtcttagttgtggcatattgGATTGAGTTCTCTGATCAGGTACCGAATCCGGGTTCCCTGcatttgggagtgtggagtcttagtcactggaccaccagggaagtccagtgtttGGATTTCATAGGACCAGGGAAACTGGCTAGCCCAGTGAACATCTGAAGTCTGTAGGGCTAGTTACAGGCTAAAGGATGGTCAACTTCTTAAGAAAATGGTAGCTTCTTTCATGAATTAAATTAACCTCTACAGACTTCTCTCTGCTAGGTGGTTTACAGTTAGTGATAGGGCTCGTATATATTTAGTATAGTTTCGGCTCCATTCTTTCTTTAtactattatataatatatagtatactatttaaaaattagtgCAGCTCAGTGCTTCTGTGATATGCTTTCTGTAGttaagattttcctttttcatttctgtgttccCCTTCTCCCACCATTCCATAAATGTGCCTGCCTCAACGAGGAAAATTAGTGAATAACCATGGGTGCAACTCAGGTAGTATATCTTTTTGGGTGTAGGTGCTTTTAAGTGTTTGTCATGAGTTATCTTCATTTGCCCTTTTCATAAAGTAGAGTTCAGAAGTATATAGATAACTCTCTGTGGTTAATGAAGACTATTGTGTGATTAAGAAAGTCAGATATAATAAAAATCTTAAGAATTATGTGAATATAAATTAAGGGGACTAGATTAACAGATTAGACCGTATCCTAGTCCGTTTGGTCAGTATCCTTTTTTACATCTTGAAGCTTCTCAGAGGCACAGACCCCTCTTGGAACACTTGCCTATCATAGGTGCTGTTCCTATGCCAGGCTCCTAGGGTTTACCTTGAAAACggaattagtttatttatttctaattatttagttttgcttgtgctgggtcttcacatctgtgcgggcttctcattggggtggcttctcttgttgcagaacacaggctctgtaGTGCAggtttagtagttgtggtgcatgggcttagttgccctgcggcatgtggaatcttcccagaccagggatcaaatctgtgtcccctgcattggcaggcagattcttaaccactggaccaccagggaagtccatgaatcAGTTTATTGTCCAAACACTGTAGTAGGTCTTGGGAAGTTAACAGGACCTATTTTTCCCCCTAGGTTTTCAATGTATCAGGttagtttcctttttatttttctaccaaAAAGATATGTAATTTTTCTATCAAAAAGATATTATGTAATTTTACTGATACCCAgctctttctggaaaaaaaatgcttgatCATATGTGATTTCTGGCTATAATGTCTTTGAAATaacattctttctcttctgcagGTTGCAGACTTGGGGTGTGGTGATGTTTGCCTCTTAGCGATCTTAAAATACCAAAAGTGCATTGAAGAGCTTGTTGGAGTAGATATCAATGAGGGGAGACTTAAGTGGAATGGGTAATACTGAATTCTCTAAAATAAGTATGCATTAATCTAAAACTAGTGGCACTATTAATTATAGTTagatgaagtatttttttttcttggccatgccatacaattatgggatcttagttttccgccgggagaaggcaatggcaccccactccagtactcttgcctggaaaatcccatggacggaggagcctggtaggctgcagtccatggggtcgctgggagtcggacacgactgagcgacttcactttcacttttcactctcatgcattggagaaggaaatggcaacccactccagtgttcttgcctggagaatcccagggacgggggagcctggtgggctgccgtctatggggtcgcacagagttggacacgactgaagcgatttagcagcagcagcagtttcccgcccagggattgaatccaagcccttggcagtgaaagtttggagtcctaaccaatggattgccagggaattcccagatgaAGCATTTACTTACACCAGCTCTATACAACTTGTTTAAAAGAAGGCACTATGAGAGCTGCAGGCTCACCAAATAATGCCTTTACCATGACACTAATTGGTTCTATGTTGTGAATAATATCTAGAAGTTCTGTTTACCTATGTAGAAAGTATAGCCTCAATTCAGTAATTAAGGCCATCAAAGCACTGCAAATTCAGTTTCAAATGGCAAAGTCCAATGCTGAACACCAAGATAACATAGCAGAGGATTTAAATTGCCACAGCACTGGGGCAGAGGCCCAAGGCCTCCTTCAGTTTGAATGAGTTGCTTGCTCATATATGACTTCTACAGTTCCttttaagaatgtttttcttataaagaacaaaaaattgaaaaatcacTGATCCAGAATGAGGAGAGAGAACCATAAGTATTAATAATGAGAGCaatatcaaatataaaaatcttGTTCTCTTCGGCCATTTAATGCCTCATGAGAGAGGAAGTTACCCTAGGACCTTGTGCTTAATACAGCAATTCATGGAAATGGGCTATGTCAGCCTTAACCAGTGTAGGCAAGAGATAATTTATCAGAGGGTCAGAGTTTCTGTAGCTGGTAAGATATTCTAAATAGATTATATGTGTTCAAGTGTTTCTTCTGCAATAATTCTTTGCAGGTCAAGGCTGTCCCCATGTGTAGGGGATCATCTGGATCCCCGAGAGCTGGATTTAGTGATTACCTTGTATCATGGCTCTGTTTTAGAGAAAGACTGTCGTTTGCTCGGATTTGACTTGGCAGCATGTATTGAATTGTAAGTATGAAACTGGTTCTTActatatacattcatttgaaaaatgtgaaTTAATCAGTCTCAGTAAAGTTAGTATCCTAAATATTTGTCATAATCTGAGTTATTTGTGGAGAAAATTGCTTGTCAGTTGGGACTGGGTTTTCACTGGCTTTTTCCAGCTTTTTGTTTGGAGGTGATTTCAAGTTTATAGGTTAAGATAGAAAATGTATATAGTACCACGAACACCCATCTCCTTTATCCTGATTCACAGGTGAACATTTTCCGTGTTTTCTTTATCTTATGTATATGTGCTCTCTTGTTGTTTCCCTCAGTCTCCCTTTGCCTTCACACATTGTTTTTTCTGAACCATGTAAGTGTAGGTTTTACTCTTTGCCCCTAATAAATTCAGTATTCAACAGCCAGTTCCCTTTGTGTTATTGGTGGTGCCtcatggcttgcaggattttagtttcctgaccagggactgaacccaggcaatAGGAGTgcaagcaccgagtcctaaccactggaccaccaggcagttCCAtggttctctttatttttaataggagtATTTTTCCGTTTTGGCTCTTAATGATTAGATTCCTGGAATACAGTAGAGCTCTGTATTTGGTCCTCAGGTCGTTCCATCTGGAGGCACTAATGTGTGTTTGTCCCTGGGGAGGTTAATTTTGCTCTCTCCAGTCAAGGTGTGTTTGTGCTTGCTTAGCTGTATAATTACTGCCTTCCAGCCCCAAATGAGCAACGTGGAGACTGCACACCATGCACGTATCTTGTTACTCATCCATATTTCCCCCCTAAACTTGCCTATATTATATGGTGGTAAATGTTTTTTGTGGTTTCAGCAGTTCTCTGTATTTACTAGTCAGGAGCCCTCCCACCTCAGTTAACCATCATCAGTGTGAACTCATGAAttcctgtgttgtttttttttaatggattgtgACTTACTTTATTTTGTTACTCAGATCTTCCCATGATTGGTCAACAGCAGTGGAGGGATCCTTTCAAGCTGGCATCTGTGTCCTTGTGATatgtctggtttttgtttttttgagcacTTACTTCCTGTTATAACAAGATGTACCAGACTGGTTGTCTACCTTTCCTTCCTCATCTGCCATTTCTGGTTCCCTTTAATGGGAAATGGTATTCACAAACCAAAATATGTCTCTAAATGACCTTTAATAATAGTTAAGTATCTTATTCTAGGGTCAGTTTGCCTACTATTGTGCCCAGATTTCCAGTGTTTAGTAACGTGTTCTCTAGagcagtgtttttatttcttttgtatttcctattgcctggcacacagtaggtgcctaATGCTTGAAATGACTGACGGAGAACATTAGAACATTGGTTGAAGAGCAAGGTGCAGTGATCAGTGTCATCTATGTGTAGCCTGGGTCTgaatgtcatttttaagattgaatattccattgtatatatcagTTTGCTTATgcatcatttgtttatttttaattgccttttggctattgtgaaaaacATCAAACCATGTTTCTCTTATCTGGTCTGAGAGGTCCATGGTTAGACATTGTTGTGCTAAATCAGTTAGGGAGCTACTTGCAAGTGAAGCTGGGTTTCATTATATCTTTCTCACTGACCACTTCAGAATAGAACATTTTGATTCAGAAGATCTGGCGAAGTTTCCTGAAGTTGTCTTTGGGTACATGTGTCCAGCCATGATTGTCATCAGCACACCAAACTCTGAATTCAATTCCCTGTTTCCATGTGCAGTCTTTAGAGATTCAGATCACAAATTTGAGTGGAGCAGAATGCAGTTTCAGACCTGGTGAGTTCTTAAgtgtcttttttgtgtgtgactaCACTGGAGTTTTAAACCATATGAAATCTTAGTATCTACGGTTACCATAATAAGTTATTTCTTactttactccaataaaattGATTCCCAGAATGCAACTTGGCATATAATCATTAAGGAACTACCATATTTGggcatttattttctctgtcgAGTGTCGAAAGTGTGTGTGGGCACTGCTACCTTTCATGTGAAGGTATCAGGAGTTATCTCCCAGAATGGCGTGACAGATGGTCATGTTCTGGCAAGACTGCAAACCCAAATAGGAGCTGGGTTATagcccttctggtttccttgtcCCTGCACGCTGTTCCATATTCTTATGGTTACTGGGAAACTGACACTGTCATTGCCTTAATGCTCTTTGCAGAAATAAGCAAACCCAGTGATATGGCCTCATGTGATGTTGTAGGAATTGCAGTTTATTTTAACTTGTAATTTTTATGTTCTGTCCCAACTAGAAATGGTTGTTTTAGTTTAGAAAatcatcttttctctttgttttgactTTTAGGGCTTTAGATGTGGCCAGTCGCTACAATTACTCGGTGGAGTTTACTGGTGTGGGGGAACCACCCACAGGAGCTGAGGATGTTGGCTATTGTACCCAGATAGGGGTCTTCCGGAAAAAAGCAGAAGCAGCTGAACTGGCTGTTTTGGAGCATCATGGTGAACATGTTTATCAAGTTGTGAGTGTTCTTTGTATTCTCAGAGCAAGTTCATTTACTGGGATGGTGAGATGAGTCCCCACTAGAGAGAAGTGTGAATGACATTCTTTTGAGGAGAATCCCATGCCCCATGATCTCCCAAAGCATGTTACAGGATGATCTGCTGGTGTCTTGGAAATACTTCTCCAGCAAATGTGCACTCCACCCCCATCTTTGTAGTCTGttaggaaagaggaaaaacagcaGCAGTTTCTGTGTAGCTTGATTTAGGACATGACTTGAAATTGAGTCTTGAAGCTTGTCAGACCCATTTTGTTTGAGGAGATGTGTATGGTAAAGAATATGTTGAAGAATGTGTCTATATGCCAGGAATTTTTGACCCTCATAACTGGGACATTCACAATAGGTAAGGTTTGACATGTTCATATGCTTAATTATATATACAGTTAATTCTAATGTGCTAAAAAGTTACTGGtggttttgaaaatttttcttctattccatatctttttttttttttttgctccttcaGGTTTATACAACCTCATACCCAAGTTTACAGCAAATAAATTACCGTAGACGTGTGGTGATTTATCTAGTGTACCGAGAAGTGAGCAGATTGAAACAGAAATACCAAGTGAGTTTGAGACAGCATGAGTTGGAGCCTGGCAACCAGACAGGAAAATTCACCTCAGACCTTCCAGTTCCAGCACTCACTGAAGATGACAAAGCCATGGAGATAGCTCCCCAACCTTTCTGCATTGAAGATAAGTTGTACGTACCCCTGCAAAGAATCATTGCTTATCCCAGGCTGGGGCACTTATGCGGTAATGTAGAGAAGCTGCGAGAGTTCCTTGGTGacgtgattgaactgaactgtgatggtTCTGCGGTGAAGGTTGACTTGAACGATTGTAGTGACTTTTGAGCCATCCTTACGTCCTGAAATTCAGGATCTTCGCAATAATTGGGCTCATTTAGAATTTAAACATTGTGCAGTCATAATTGAGgtagcttttcattttaaaatcacctAACTTTTATGgcttttggtgtgtgtgtgttgaatgtTGATATTAAAgagttttaaagaaaactgaattatcTAGTAGTGTTTAAAACCTTTTTCCAGGGGGTAGAGTAGCTTTAAAATCTCTCCCTCCTTTGGGCTTAATTCTAACCTGTGATACTTAGCCTAAAACACGTATACAACAGGCATGCAGGCATTTGAGAGAACAAAACCTCAACAGTCAAAATATTTGCCCATGGTTTTTGAGTTTCGCTCTCTGGAGCTTACTGGCTGGAGTTGGGGTGGTAGTAGCagtaggagaaagagaaatatagtttcttgtattgggcttccctggtggctcagatggtcaagaatctgcctgcaatgcagggaacccaggtttgactcctgagttgggaagatcccctggagaggggaatggctacccactctagtatctttgcctggagaattccctggacagaggagtctggcgggatgtagtccatggggtcacaaaatcgGACATGCACGTAATAAGAAAAAACGTTGTCTAAATGAGACATTTTTTCCTAAAGCATGGCAGTGCAGAGGTTAGCCAACCAAGAGACTGCTGTACCACACACGGACCCCTATGCAAGCGTATGTCCATCTTGCCATTCCACTGTACTTCATGTGCACCCTGGGGACAGAGGTGGTTGTTTGAGTTTTAGCTACCACTTGGCAAGTTCCAAaccagtgaaaaagaaaagggaagggacAGAGGGCATGTGCCAGCTGTCTGGTAAGGTTTTTTGCACTGCTCCTGATTCTTGGCCAGATGGTCAGGCCTTACAGCAAGGGATGCTGGGAAGTGGAGCCTTTTATTTTGGGATGCCATGTGCCCATGTTGTAGGCTTCTGCCAAGGAACTAGGGGGACAAAGGACATTGTGGCAACCTGCCACAGCTGGAATGTCCTGAAACAAGCTGTGGCTAGGCAGACTGGGTACCTGGGAAGGGCTtccttggggaggagggggaaggctgTAATTCTCAAGCTGAGTTTAGAAGGGCTAATAATTAAGTAGATGGAAAATGGATATGGTGGGGGATGGTGAGTAAAAAAAAGGGATTCTGGGAGAGAACAGTATTAATCAGACTGTTCTATCAGATCCCCTCTGTGTCCTTAACACTGATTTTACTCCTAGAGGCATGCAATCTAGACTTTTGTACCCCAACCCTGCCCAAAGGGCCCTCTGTCCTCACCTTTCTAGGCGTATGCAGCTTTCTACCGTTTCCTTCTCATTGCTCTTCTGTTAGAGCCAAGATCTTCTAGCCAAGACTCCAAAAATCTACTTTGCTCAGGCTTAATCACCTCCCAGAAGTGTTTAAATGCCCATGACTACTGTGGGTGATGTTCCCCGTGGCTCCCTCACTTCTCTGTGGCTCCTGTACCTGCCGCCTTCTTGATTTGTCTTTACCTCCCTATCTTGATACAAGCCTTTATTTGCATGTTGAATGGTTCTAAGTTGGGGGTCAGCAAATGCTCCTCTGGGGATAGAGTAACTTTCAGTGTTGCAATGTGCAACTGCATGAGCTGACTGGAAAAGTGAACACAATAATTCTACCTGTCTTTCTGAGACGAAATAATTAAATGTCTGATTTAAAGAAAACAGCACTGGCAACCCTACTCGTATCTGTATACATGATGAGTTGCATGGTACCTCACCAGGTTCTAAGTGTGATACCCATGGAGTGTGGGTACCTGCTGAGATGCAGTATAGTCTCCCCCAGCCACTCCTCTGTTATTCTTGCCTCCTGCTCGCTTTACAGTCATGCCCAAGGGCAGCCCTCAGCTCACTGGAAACCAGCTCCCCAGGGTGCAGTGCTGGAAGGCCTGTGGCTTTTCCTGACTTCAAGGATAATTTGCTAGGTGGTTTCTGAGAAGTGATATAATCGTATTTGAAATTTCACAATCATGTCTTGCTCCCTCCCCTTCCGATTTGTGGGCTGCATATTAGTAGGCAATTTGGTGAAGtgttttacataatttaaaaatcttttcattgaTGGAATTTAAAGTAAActtcatacaatttttttttttttggctatgctgcatagcttgtgggatcttggttccctgaccaggaatagaacctaggacctcagcagtgagagcacagagctctaaccactggaccactagggtaTTCCCTAAACTTTATTGACTTTAAACTTTATAaacttgaaaatttttctttaatgccTGCCTTTGGAAACATCGCTGGGAACCCACTTCCTCTCAAATTCATTGCTTTTCTAAGACAGTCCACTATTCTTTACAGAAGTCCAGTGGATAAAATATCTATTCTGATATcaattatttcatataaatggtatTCTACATTTTGATGCAGCTTTGTCATTAGTAATATAACAttcattttcatctatttttatcccattctttttaatgactacatATGCTTTTTAATAAAGTGGAAATAGTACTGCAAGTTCATTCTGAAACCCAGACTGCTCATAAAGGTGTAAAGAAGAAATCCCTCAACAGTTTGCGCCCAGCCCTTCCATTTCACTCCCTAGAAAACTATTAAAAGTTTTTTGTTCCTAATAAAGTACAAGTAAATTCCAGTTTTGCAAAGACTAGTGGCCTTTTAGGggggcagcttttttttttctcctaggaaAACCATTTGAATGGGTCACACTTTTGTAACTATAAAGGCCTTAAGAATAGCAAACTTTGCTCCACGGAATTAAAGTACACTGTATGACCATGAAGAAGGTTCCTCTGTAGGAGGAAGAGTTTTATTTGTGGATTTTCTTGGAAAGTGACCAGCACTGCCACCGTCATGGCCCACCCAGCAGGTCAGATTGAAATTTATGCTACTCGGTATTAGCTGGAACTTACCGGCCCTTGTTCTGAGTGAAATTTGCCTGTAATTCCTGTGTGCATGGTCTGGGCAAGTCCAAAACCCCTGTAAGGATTTCTGCACAGCTCACAGCACTCCCTTGTAGTGCAGTTGAGATGTGAAACTGAACCCCTTCAGTGTCTGAAGACATTCCACACAGCCCCAGGCTCAGCACCCTTCCCTTAGCTTCTCGCCTCCTCACCCCTCTTTCCTTCCTAACCCCCCTGTCTACAGCATACCCAGCAGTTCAGCTCTCTTTCAACTGCTCTCAAGCCTCTGGGGCTCATTTCTGTCAGGAAGTTATTCCAAATGAAAGTAATTTCTTTGATTAGAGTTTGGGTACCAACAAAATTACCTCATTATAGCTGGTACTGTGGAGACTGAGCTAAGCAGCTGGAGGGTGGAGGCCAGGGACTGGGCGCTGCCAGAGGTGCCATGGCAGACGGAGTCTTACTAGATTATGCCTTCATGGAGCATGCAGGTGTTAACTGTGGTCAACATGGTTTATCACTGAATGTGGTGCACATCTTTGGGAATATCCAGAAGTAGGGAATATTTAAGAGTATTGGTAAGATCTAGCAAGCCAGCTGGTAGGAGCTGGAAGTCAAGTTTGTACAGTAAATGTTAATTTCACCTCTTTTGCAACTAGTTTTTGATGCCACCATTAGCCTAGTTATACACCTGTCTTAATTGTCAATGGCCTCTACCCGTTTACCTGTTGGGTTCTAAGTTCCTATTAAACTGTATGTACTCTGTGCCAGCATTGCTCCCTACTCCATTTCATCCTGTATTATATGCTGTGACCAGACCTGAAACTAGTCAAACTCTGGTCATCCTGTTCTTTCCTGGAAGTGCATTGCTTCCTATTTCCACACCTCATCCCACACTCAGAGATTTTGCCTTCGTTGAATCGGCTATGTTTTCCTGCTGCCATGTCTTTGTCCAGCCTTGTCCCTCTGGTATCCCTTTATCATGCTGACCTCCAGTCTTTTCTAGGAGGAATCATTTCATTGAACTTACTGAATCTTTGGTTAATTCCATACTAAAAACAGTTTTGCCTTGTTTAAGCAGAGTATgcaatactttaaaaaagtgcttgaaatttttaaatttagtactgagaacatataaaatgtttttcctttggtcttaATTTCAAAGAATATAGGAATATAGGGGAAAGAAGAGCCAGACACAGGCTCATGTGGGAGAGGCAGTTTTGAACAGAATCACTTAAGTTCAATACCAGAAGGTGGCATACTTTTCCCACTTAAGAGTAAATGCATTCATTTGCTTTGAGGACTCCctataaatgcaaaaaagaattCTAGTTATGCCCATTTTCTGTAGATGTTTGAAGCTTTTGCTATGCATATTCAGGAAAACCACTGCTGAAATGGTTTCAAGATCTAGCAGTGGAGTCAGTTTCTTAAGAGAAATGGTTGAAGAGACATCTCCACTTAGCTGAGCTGTAATGCATAGGGGTGGGGTCTAAACTAATTCTTACAGAATGGTTTTTGCATTTTGTTATTACATGGTCCCTATGGAATAGAGATCACTGATTCATGGAGTGTCTAAATTTAAGCCTTTTCTGTTTATGTTTCCTAAATTTGTGTTACATCTTGTGTAATGTGGGATGGGTTAGCTCCACCAAAGATTGCATAtgatgcaaaggaaaagaaaggtttCATTCCCTTACATTTGCTGCAACCAGGTATAGGCTATATATGTACAGGAAGGAAAAGGTAAAATAAGGTGAAAGAACGGGGAGGATgtaaggaggaagggagaaaaaactAGGTGTTGAGGAAAGATGGAGAAAGTCATAAGAAGGCTGGGCCCAGGAACCCCATGCTTGAGACATGGGCAAGAACATCTGAAGGGGCAGGACACAaacagattggaagaattaatactgctAAAATGACaacactacccaaggcaatctacagatccAGTGCAGTTCCTGGCAAGATACCAAGGACGttgttcacagaactagaacaaaactttaaaaatctgtatggaaaaaaaaagacccagaattgccaaagcaatgcTGAGGAAAAAcagcaaagctggaggcataaccctcagaaatcaggctgtactacaaagctacagaatcaaaacagtgtggtattggcataaaaacggATAcacagattaatggaacagagTAGAGTACCCAGTAATAAATCCACATAACTATGCTCAATtaacctatgacaaaggagataagaatatataatggagaaaatctcttcaacaagtggtgctgtgaAAGCTGGACAGCTATATATATGCTATGTATATGAAATTACAATGAATgttcaatgaaattagaacattccctcacagcatatacaaagataaactcaaaatggtttaaatacCTAAATTTAGGACATGAtgccataaaacttctagaaaagaaCACAGACAAAACATTGTCTGACACACtcatagcaatgttttcttaggccAGTCTaccaaggaaacagaaataaaagcaaaaataaacaaatggaacctagtGAAACTTAAAACTTACTATGTTCAGCAAAGAAATgatcaataacaaaaagacaacctatggaatgggagaaaatatttacaaattatatgACTGATAAGTTAATAGCCAACATACGTAAagagctcatacaattcaacataaaaagacaacctgattaaaaaatgggtagaagatctgaatattttttaaagaagacatacagatggccaagaggcacatgaaaagatgctcaacgt
Proteins encoded in this region:
- the HENMT1 gene encoding small RNA 2'-O-methyltransferase isoform X2; this encodes MECNSVVDGNVEEVPSKKVADLGCGDVCLLAILKYQKCIEELVGVDINEGRLKWNGSRLSPCVGDHLDPRELDLVITLYHGSVLEKDCRLLGFDLAACIELIEHFDSEDLAKFPEVVFGYMCPAMIVISTPNSEFNSLFPCAVFRDSDHKFEWSRMQFQTWALDVASRYNYSVEFTGVGEPPTGAEDVGYCTQIGVFRKKAEAAELAVLEHHGEHVYQVVYTTSYPSLQQINYRRRVVIYLVYREVSRLKQKYQVSLRQHELEPGNQTGKFTSDLPVPALTEDDKAMEIAPQPFCIEDKLYVPLQRIIAYPRLGHLCGNVEKLREFLGDVIELNCDGSAVKVDLNDCSDF
- the HENMT1 gene encoding small RNA 2'-O-methyltransferase isoform X1, whose protein sequence is MECNSVVDGNVEEVPSKKVIKFNPPLYKQRYQFVKNLVEQHQPKKVADLGCGDVCLLAILKYQKCIEELVGVDINEGRLKWNGSRLSPCVGDHLDPRELDLVITLYHGSVLEKDCRLLGFDLAACIELIEHFDSEDLAKFPEVVFGYMCPAMIVISTPNSEFNSLFPCAVFRDSDHKFEWSRMQFQTWALDVASRYNYSVEFTGVGEPPTGAEDVGYCTQIGVFRKKAEAAELAVLEHHGEHVYQVVYTTSYPSLQQINYRRRVVIYLVYREVSRLKQKYQVSLRQHELEPGNQTGKFTSDLPVPALTEDDKAMEIAPQPFCIEDKLYVPLQRIIAYPRLGHLCGNVEKLREFLGDVIELNCDGSAVKVDLNDCSDF